One region of Parambassis ranga chromosome 21, fParRan2.1, whole genome shotgun sequence genomic DNA includes:
- the lrrfip1a gene encoding leucine-rich repeat flightless-interacting protein 2 isoform X9, with product MGTQGTGRKRSTKKERSTAEDDALNLIAREAEARLAAKRAARAEAREIRMKELERQQKEIFQVQKKYYGLNTTVDDRVDGKWGDIEQWMEDSERYSRSSRIHTLSDDDERMSVGSRGSARSDLDAVGAYGGGGSTLHKKSKKKKKHKHKDRDKNGYDDDYSVISSRCSRLSDESRVSRASRLDLTNSVLSEDSRVSRSSRLDLQPASYASSDLYSLNGLSSSRNPGSAFSGYQSSLYEDSLCSGSRRVAGSGSHPLEYSSYRSSGSRASSRASSARASPVDNCSSVASILRSAASSSALPRDLDDVTIPDFSDVSRFVPTGGRISDVEDRDYLEKGSRAASALTAATLTSLGGTSSRRGSGETALTVDAETSIRDIKEIHELKDQIQDVETKYNQNLKEVKDALTEVEEKYRKAMVSNAQLDNEKNNLMYQVDTLKDSLMELEELLSESKREFGEKVKEYEREKHAHSMLQFQFNEMKEMLKQSEELLNEIRQLRMKQDGFVREVSDLQETVEWKDKKIAALERQKEYTDAIRIERDELREEVVQLKDILKKHGIVLGPDLNINGDVGETTVDGTPSMDPASQLAQNSQTSPTEGNSMLEIRLRKLVDEREKMIEQVKKLKSQLEQKTQKNGTDNSSPDGEIVENGNDPNIMELQRDSNRQVSDLKFKLVKAEQEVTALEQNVTRLEGHVTRYKSAAENAEKVEDELKAEKRKLQRELRSALDKIDELESNNSHLSKRLEKMKSSRGMAQTP from the exons GCTGAAGCCAGGCTGGCAGCAAAGAGGGCAGCCAGGGCAGAGGCCAGAGAAATCCGTATGAAGGAGTTGGAGAGACAACAAAAAGAG ATCTTTCAAGTACAGAAG AAATACTATGGCTTGAACACAACAGTAGATGACAGAGTGGACGGCAAATGGGGAGATATTGAACAGTGGATG GAGGACAGTGAGAGGTACTCACGTTCTTCACGGATACACACG CTTTCAGACGATGATGAGCGGATGTCAGTGGGAAGCCGGGGCAGCGCCAGG TCTGATCTTGATGCAGTCGGGGCTTATGGTGGAGGG GGCTCAACCTTACATAAGaagtcaaagaaaaagaagaaacataagcacaaagacagagat aAAAATGGTTATGATGATGATTACAGTGTCATATCCAGCAGG TGCTCAAGGCTCAGTGATGAAAGCAGAGTGTCGCGTGCATCCAGATTAGACCTAACG AACTCAGTGCTGAGTGAGGACAGCCGGGTGTCTCGCTCCTCCAGATTAGACCTGCAGCCG GCATCGTATGCTTCTTCTGACTTGTACAGTCTAAATGGTCTGTCCTCTTCCAGAAACCCAGGTTCAGCATTCAGTGGTTACCAG AGCTCTTTGTATGAAGACAGTCTCTGCAGTGGGTCACGGCGAGTTGCTGGATCCGGCTCTCAT cctTTAGAGTACTCTAGTTATCGCAGCTCCGGCTCCAGAGCCTCCAGCAGGGCCAGTTCAGCCCGTGCCAGTCCAGTG GACAACTGCAGCTCTGTTGCCAGTATTTTGAGGAGCGCGGCCAGTAGCAGTGCCCTCCCCAGGGACCTGGACGATGTTACTATTCCTGATTTTTCTGACGTGAGTCGCTTTGTACCCACAGGAGGCCGAATCAGTGAT GTAGAGGACAGAGATTATCTCGAGAAG gGATCTCGAGCTGCTTCTGCCTTAACAGCAGCAACCCTCACCTCGTTAGGAGGGACGTCTTCACGGAGAGGAAGTGGAGAGACAGCTCTAACTGTGGATGCTGAGACCTCCATACGAGACATCAAG GAGATTCATGAACTGAAGGATCAGATTCAAGATGTGGAAACCAAGTATAACCAAAACCTAAAAGAAGTCAAG GATGcattaacagaggtggaggagaagtaTCGTAAGGCCATGGTGTCCAATGCCCAGCTGgataatgagaaaaacaacctgATGTACCAGGTTGACACACTCAAAGACTCTCTcatggagctggaggagctgctgtccgAGTCAAAACGGGAATTTGGAGAGAAAGTCAAG GAATATGAGCGAGAGAAGCATGCACACAGTATGCTTCAGTTCCAGTTCAATGAAATGAAAGAGATGCTAAAACAAAGTGAAGAGCTTCTAAAT GAGATCCGTCAGCTGCGTATGAAACAGGATGGTTTTGTTAGAGAAGTTTCTGATCTGCAGGAAACGGTGGAGTGGAAGGATAAAAAAATTGCG GCCTTAGAGCGACAGAAAGAATACACAGATGCAATCCGAATTGAGCGAGATGAGCTCAGAGAGGAGGTGGTACAGCTGAAAGATATTCTGAAG AAACATGGAATAGTGTTGGGACCTGATCTGAACATCAATGGTGATGTTGGTGAGACAACAGTTGACGGGACCCCCAGTATGGACCCTGCTTCCCAGTTGGCTCAGAATTCACAGACCTCCCCAACAGAGGGGAACAGCATGCTCG AGATCCGCCTAAGGAAACTGGTGGATGAGCGTGAAAAAATGATAGAACAG GTAAAGAAACTAAAGTCTCAGCTGGAACAAAAGACTCAGAAGAATGGCACAGACAACTCCAGTCCAGATGGAGAAATAGTTGAAAACGGCAATGATCCCAACATAATGGAATTGCAAA GAGACTCTAACAGGCAAGTGAGTGACTTGAAGTTCAAACTGGTGAAGGCTGAACAAGAAGTGACTGCTTTAGAACAAAAC GTGACCAGACTTGAGGGTCATGTGACACGCTACAAATCTGCTgcagaaaatgcagaaaaagtAGAGGATGAGCTGAAGGCAGAGAAACGCAAACTACAACGAGAG TTGCGGTCAGCACTGGACAAGATCGATGAACTTGAGTCAAACAACAGCCACCTCTCGAAAAGACTGGAGAAGATGAAGTCTAGCCGTGGCATGGCACAGACTCCATAG
- the lrrfip1a gene encoding uncharacterized protein lrrfip1a isoform X5: MGTQGTGRKRSTKKERSTAEDDALNLIAREAEARLAAKRAARAEAREIRMKELERQQKEIFQVQKKYYGLNTTVDDRVDGKWGDIEQWMEDSERYSRSSRIHTLSDDDERMSVGSRGSARSDLDAVGAYGGGGSTLHKKSKKKKKHKHKDRDKNGYDDDYSVISSRCSRLSDESRVSRASRLDLTNSVLSEDSRVSRSSRLDLQPASYASSDLYSLNGLSSSRNPGSAFSGYQSSLYEDSLCSGSRRVAGSGSHPLEYSSYRSSGSRASSRASSARASPVDNCSSVASILRSAASSSALPRDLDDVTIPDFSDVSRFVPTGGRISDVEDRDYLEKGSRAASALTAATLTSLGGTSSRRGSGETALTVDAETSIRDIKEIHELKDQIQDVETKYNQNLKEVKDALTEVEEKYRKAMVSNAQLDNEKNNLMYQVDTLKDSLMELEELLSESKREFGEKVKEYEREKHAHSMLQFQFNEMKEMLKQSEELLNKHGIVLGPDLNINGDVGETTVDGTPSMDPASQLAQNSQTSPTEGNSMLGNTEETHLRSSGEEEVDPEQQQEMHEEAKENHLSFDKTPCADVTLEITSEEQPAEEQHTCLPRHEDHTGENSLSKDLDVDIKDSATIETKDIIVCSPEQIQPDTCPEENVPETQISEGATNPGLDQTEIKSSRVHTQSDVREACDDLSGRQGSKKEVVIEEGSPNEFTFSEPSTQTHQEPEKVEEAENDEAEEEPSKSQAQGTTSTGKKKKKKKRGKKKAGSHDNKNEQKEKCKTEKDRESAAGENRCITVNETIGESKTDENEQNKQGPEKVAAEDKKEPTEILSATETLKEAIIDHNSNEGQTLELKTVEEEIMESPTETAGQERIDHVMDEQNEETASVEPVEPTRDDTTHECRKEDSQQTETEKEEEVESIQNSEQEAKLSTNVINNDGDDREYTLSVDNSKGEDTFTNDIINTETESVEVGGECVDEMKSECTATNSLELTRNENTEAESHGGDVAADEAESTAPSPDDFTGFKSSFDSQPSAAMNSACNDPPVGFSGNVPNEADDGEPVIETQEECCTVSPTFKDDTSESKQDGAGREETNGDSKEPGDVVHSDSECVTQNPETRLLKEEDHLDYVDSKTLQYDDQIDESNTEMSLKTEDASPSTETASPVKQKADAAEHPDHKNQPNKEESEPIVCIVAEPQHEFNKDKCENNDCSQPVQPNSDEEDGEDEEGRSFDFDDMDMEAAIVSDPHSDQELEEGVEVKQDESSAGLCQSNAESNGNTADSRDETCEVKKCTHVDALPQEQPKLDNVCADPQVILTEDGVAEAGSSLVEEGLDAVKHELQEENLDLAKSADQVAINKEAPPSGRDVKKSSKKGKGKGKEDCKMS, encoded by the exons GCTGAAGCCAGGCTGGCAGCAAAGAGGGCAGCCAGGGCAGAGGCCAGAGAAATCCGTATGAAGGAGTTGGAGAGACAACAAAAAGAG ATCTTTCAAGTACAGAAG AAATACTATGGCTTGAACACAACAGTAGATGACAGAGTGGACGGCAAATGGGGAGATATTGAACAGTGGATG GAGGACAGTGAGAGGTACTCACGTTCTTCACGGATACACACG CTTTCAGACGATGATGAGCGGATGTCAGTGGGAAGCCGGGGCAGCGCCAGG TCTGATCTTGATGCAGTCGGGGCTTATGGTGGAGGG GGCTCAACCTTACATAAGaagtcaaagaaaaagaagaaacataagcacaaagacagagat aAAAATGGTTATGATGATGATTACAGTGTCATATCCAGCAGG TGCTCAAGGCTCAGTGATGAAAGCAGAGTGTCGCGTGCATCCAGATTAGACCTAACG AACTCAGTGCTGAGTGAGGACAGCCGGGTGTCTCGCTCCTCCAGATTAGACCTGCAGCCG GCATCGTATGCTTCTTCTGACTTGTACAGTCTAAATGGTCTGTCCTCTTCCAGAAACCCAGGTTCAGCATTCAGTGGTTACCAG AGCTCTTTGTATGAAGACAGTCTCTGCAGTGGGTCACGGCGAGTTGCTGGATCCGGCTCTCAT cctTTAGAGTACTCTAGTTATCGCAGCTCCGGCTCCAGAGCCTCCAGCAGGGCCAGTTCAGCCCGTGCCAGTCCAGTG GACAACTGCAGCTCTGTTGCCAGTATTTTGAGGAGCGCGGCCAGTAGCAGTGCCCTCCCCAGGGACCTGGACGATGTTACTATTCCTGATTTTTCTGACGTGAGTCGCTTTGTACCCACAGGAGGCCGAATCAGTGAT GTAGAGGACAGAGATTATCTCGAGAAG gGATCTCGAGCTGCTTCTGCCTTAACAGCAGCAACCCTCACCTCGTTAGGAGGGACGTCTTCACGGAGAGGAAGTGGAGAGACAGCTCTAACTGTGGATGCTGAGACCTCCATACGAGACATCAAG GAGATTCATGAACTGAAGGATCAGATTCAAGATGTGGAAACCAAGTATAACCAAAACCTAAAAGAAGTCAAG GATGcattaacagaggtggaggagaagtaTCGTAAGGCCATGGTGTCCAATGCCCAGCTGgataatgagaaaaacaacctgATGTACCAGGTTGACACACTCAAAGACTCTCTcatggagctggaggagctgctgtccgAGTCAAAACGGGAATTTGGAGAGAAAGTCAAG GAATATGAGCGAGAGAAGCATGCACACAGTATGCTTCAGTTCCAGTTCAATGAAATGAAAGAGATGCTAAAACAAAGTGAAGAGCTTCTAAAT AAACATGGAATAGTGTTGGGACCTGATCTGAACATCAATGGTGATGTTGGTGAGACAACAGTTGACGGGACCCCCAGTATGGACCCTGCTTCCCAGTTGGCTCAGAATTCACAGACCTCCCCAACAGAGGGGAACAGCATGCTCG GCAATACAGAGGAGACTCATTTGCGGAGTagtggagaggaagaggtggatcCAGAGCAGCAACAAGAAATGCATGAGGAAGCCAAAGAGAATCACTTGAGCTTTGATAAAACACCCTGTGCTGATGTCACACTAGAAATCACCAGTGAAGAACAGCCTGCAGAAGAACAACACACATGTTTACCCAGACACGAAGACCACACTGGAGAAAATAGCCTCAGCAAAGACTTAGATGTTGACATTAAAGACTCTGCAACCATAGAAACCAAAGATATAATCGTTTGCAGCCCTGAACAAATTCAACCTGACACATGCCCTGAGGAAAATGTTCCAGAAACACAGATATCTGAGGGGGCAACTAATCCAGGTTTAGACCAGACGGAAATCAAAAGTAGTAGAgtccacacacagagtgatgttAGAGAGGCCTGTGATGATCTTTCTGGAAGGCAGGGCAGTAAAAAGGAAGTCGTCATAGAAGAAGGTTCTCCTAATGAGTTCACCTTTTCTGAACCAAGCACCCAAACTCACCAAGAGCCTGAGAAAGTTGAAGAGGCAGAAAAtgatgaggcagaggaagagccaAGTAAATCTCAGGCTCAGGGTACTACTTCTAcagggaaaaagaagaaaaagaagaagagaggaaaaaagaaagcaggCTCTCATGATAACAAGAACgagcagaaagaaaaatgtaaaactgaaaaagaTAGAGAATCAGCAGCGGGAGAAAATAGGTGTATAACTGTTAATGAAACCATAGGGGAGTCAAAGACCGATGAGAATGAGCAGAACAAGCAAGGACCTGAGAAAGTAGCTGCAGAAGACAAAAAGGAACCCACTGAAATACTTTCAGCCACAGAGACTCTCAAAGAAGCAATAATAGATCATAATTCAAATGAGGGCCAAACTTTGGAGCTCAagacagtagaagaagaaataatgGAATCACCCACTGAGACTGCTGGTCAAGAAAGAATAGATCATGTAATGGATGAACAGAATGAAGAAACAGCATCAGTAGAGCCAGTGGAACCCACTCGTGATGACACAACACATGAATGCAGGAAGGAAGATAGTCAACAGACAGAAAcggagaaagaagaagaagtggagtCTATACAAAATTCGGAGCAGGAGGCCAAACTCAGTACAAATGTCATCAACAATGATGGTGATGACAGAGAGTATACTTTGAGTGTAGataactctaaaggagaagatACCTTTACTAATGACATCATCAATACTGAGACAGAAAGTGTTGAAGTGGGGGGTGAGTGTGTTGATGAGATGAAATCTGAGTGCACAGCTACCAACAGTCTCGAACtaaccagaaatgaaaacactgaAGCTGAGTCACATGGGGGTGATGTAGCTGCTGATGAAGCTGAATCCACAGCTCCGTCTCCTGATGACTTCACCGGTTTTAAGAGCTCGTTTGACTCGCAGCCATCTGCAGCCATGAACTCGGCCTGCAATGATCCTCCTGTTGGGTTTTCTGGTAATGTTCCAAATGAGGCAGATGATGGGGAGCCAGTAATAGAGACTCAGGAAGAATGCTGCACTGTTTCTCCCACTTTTAAAGATGACACATCAGAATCAAAACAAGACGGAGCAGGAAGGGAGGAGACGAACGGAGACTCAAAGGAACCTGGAGATGTGGTCCACAGTGACAGTGAATGTGTAACACAAAATCCTGAGACACGTTTGCTGAAAGAGGAGGATCATCTGGACTATGTAGACTCTAAGACATTACAGTATGATGATCAGATTGATGAATCAAATACAGAAATGTCTCTAAAAACAGAAGATGCTTCACCCTCtacagagactgcttcacctgtTAAGCAGAAGGCTGATGCTGCAGAACACCCAGACCATAAAAACCAACCCAATAAAGAGGAAAGTGAGCCAATTGTTTGTATTGTGGCTGAACCACAGCATGAATTCAACAAAGACAAATGTGAGAACAATGACTGCTCTCAACCTGTCCAGCCAAACAGTGATGAAGAGGACGGTGAAGACGAAGAAGGACGATCTTTTGATTTTGATGACATGGATATGGAAGCAGCTATAGTATCTGATCCTCACAGTGATCAAGAATTGGAGGAGGGAGTTGAAGTCAAGCAAGATGAGAGCAGTGCAGGGCTGTGCCAAAGTAATGCTGAGTCAAATGGAAATACAGCTGACAGCAGGGATGAGACGTGTGAGGTTAAAAAGTGTACCCATGTAGATGCTTTGCCTCAAGAACAGCCAAAGTTGGACAATGTGTGTGCAGATCCACAGGTGATCCTTACAGAGGATGGTGTTGCAGAGGCTGGGTCCTCACTGGTAGAGGAAGGGTTAGATGCTGTCAAGCATGAGTTGCAGGAGGAAAATTTGGATTTAGCAAAGAGTGCAGACCAAGTAGCCATCAACAAAGAGGCGCCGCCTTCAGGGAGAGATGTGAAGAAGAGTAGCAAGAAGGGCAAAGGCAAGGGCAAAGAGGACTGTAAGATGTCTTAG
- the lrrfip1a gene encoding uncharacterized protein lrrfip1a isoform X4, whose amino-acid sequence MGTQGTGRKRSTKKERSTAEDDALNLIAREAEARLAAKRAARAEAREIRMKELERQQKELSDDDERMSVGSRGSARSDLDAVGAYGGGGSTLHKKSKKKKKHKHKDRDKNGYDDDYSVISSRCSRLSDESRVSRASRLDLTNSVLSEDSRVSRSSRLDLQPASYASSDLYSLNGLSSSRNPGSAFSGYQSSLYEDSLCSGSRRVAGSGSHPLEYSSYRSSGSRASSRASSARASPVDNCSSVASILRSAASSSALPRDLDDVTIPDFSDVSRFVPTGGRISDVEDRDYLEKGSRAASALTAATLTSLGGTSSRRGSGETALTVDAETSIRDIKEIHELKDQIQDVETKYNQNLKEVKDALTEVEEKYRKAMVSNAQLDNEKNNLMYQVDTLKDSLMELEELLSESKREFGEKVKEYEREKHAHSMLQFQFNEMKEMLKQSEELLNEIRQLRMKQDGFVREVSDLQETVEWKDKKIAALERQKEYTDAIRIERDELREEVVQLKDILKKHGIVLGPDLNINGDVGETTVDGTPSMDPASQLAQNSQTSPTEGNSMLGNTEETHLRSSGEEEVDPEQQQEMHEEAKENHLSFDKTPCADVTLEITSEEQPAEEQHTCLPRHEDHTGENSLSKDLDVDIKDSATIETKDIIVCSPEQIQPDTCPEENVPETQISEGATNPGLDQTEIKSSRVHTQSDVREACDDLSGRQGSKKEVVIEEGSPNEFTFSEPSTQTHQEPEKVEEAENDEAEEEPSKSQAQGTTSTGKKKKKKKRGKKKAGSHDNKNEQKEKCKTEKDRESAAGENRCITVNETIGESKTDENEQNKQGPEKVAAEDKKEPTEILSATETLKEAIIDHNSNEGQTLELKTVEEEIMESPTETAGQERIDHVMDEQNEETASVEPVEPTRDDTTHECRKEDSQQTETEKEEEVESIQNSEQEAKLSTNVINNDGDDREYTLSVDNSKGEDTFTNDIINTETESVEVGGECVDEMKSECTATNSLELTRNENTEAESHGGDVAADEAESTAPSPDDFTGFKSSFDSQPSAAMNSACNDPPVGFSGNVPNEADDGEPVIETQEECCTVSPTFKDDTSESKQDGAGREETNGDSKEPGDVVHSDSECVTQNPETRLLKEEDHLDYVDSKTLQYDDQIDESNTEMSLKTEDASPSTETASPVKQKADAAEHPDHKNQPNKEESEPIVCIVAEPQHEFNKDKCENNDCSQPVQPNSDEEDGEDEEGRSFDFDDMDMEAAIVSDPHSDQELEEGVEVKQDESSAGLCQSNAESNGNTADSRDETCEVKKCTHVDALPQEQPKLDNVCADPQVILTEDGVAEAGSSLVEEGLDAVKHELQEENLDLAKSADQVAINKEAPPSGRDVKKSSKKGKGKGKEDCKMS is encoded by the exons GCTGAAGCCAGGCTGGCAGCAAAGAGGGCAGCCAGGGCAGAGGCCAGAGAAATCCGTATGAAGGAGTTGGAGAGACAACAAAAAGAG CTTTCAGACGATGATGAGCGGATGTCAGTGGGAAGCCGGGGCAGCGCCAGG TCTGATCTTGATGCAGTCGGGGCTTATGGTGGAGGG GGCTCAACCTTACATAAGaagtcaaagaaaaagaagaaacataagcacaaagacagagat aAAAATGGTTATGATGATGATTACAGTGTCATATCCAGCAGG TGCTCAAGGCTCAGTGATGAAAGCAGAGTGTCGCGTGCATCCAGATTAGACCTAACG AACTCAGTGCTGAGTGAGGACAGCCGGGTGTCTCGCTCCTCCAGATTAGACCTGCAGCCG GCATCGTATGCTTCTTCTGACTTGTACAGTCTAAATGGTCTGTCCTCTTCCAGAAACCCAGGTTCAGCATTCAGTGGTTACCAG AGCTCTTTGTATGAAGACAGTCTCTGCAGTGGGTCACGGCGAGTTGCTGGATCCGGCTCTCAT cctTTAGAGTACTCTAGTTATCGCAGCTCCGGCTCCAGAGCCTCCAGCAGGGCCAGTTCAGCCCGTGCCAGTCCAGTG GACAACTGCAGCTCTGTTGCCAGTATTTTGAGGAGCGCGGCCAGTAGCAGTGCCCTCCCCAGGGACCTGGACGATGTTACTATTCCTGATTTTTCTGACGTGAGTCGCTTTGTACCCACAGGAGGCCGAATCAGTGAT GTAGAGGACAGAGATTATCTCGAGAAG gGATCTCGAGCTGCTTCTGCCTTAACAGCAGCAACCCTCACCTCGTTAGGAGGGACGTCTTCACGGAGAGGAAGTGGAGAGACAGCTCTAACTGTGGATGCTGAGACCTCCATACGAGACATCAAG GAGATTCATGAACTGAAGGATCAGATTCAAGATGTGGAAACCAAGTATAACCAAAACCTAAAAGAAGTCAAG GATGcattaacagaggtggaggagaagtaTCGTAAGGCCATGGTGTCCAATGCCCAGCTGgataatgagaaaaacaacctgATGTACCAGGTTGACACACTCAAAGACTCTCTcatggagctggaggagctgctgtccgAGTCAAAACGGGAATTTGGAGAGAAAGTCAAG GAATATGAGCGAGAGAAGCATGCACACAGTATGCTTCAGTTCCAGTTCAATGAAATGAAAGAGATGCTAAAACAAAGTGAAGAGCTTCTAAAT GAGATCCGTCAGCTGCGTATGAAACAGGATGGTTTTGTTAGAGAAGTTTCTGATCTGCAGGAAACGGTGGAGTGGAAGGATAAAAAAATTGCG GCCTTAGAGCGACAGAAAGAATACACAGATGCAATCCGAATTGAGCGAGATGAGCTCAGAGAGGAGGTGGTACAGCTGAAAGATATTCTGAAG AAACATGGAATAGTGTTGGGACCTGATCTGAACATCAATGGTGATGTTGGTGAGACAACAGTTGACGGGACCCCCAGTATGGACCCTGCTTCCCAGTTGGCTCAGAATTCACAGACCTCCCCAACAGAGGGGAACAGCATGCTCG GCAATACAGAGGAGACTCATTTGCGGAGTagtggagaggaagaggtggatcCAGAGCAGCAACAAGAAATGCATGAGGAAGCCAAAGAGAATCACTTGAGCTTTGATAAAACACCCTGTGCTGATGTCACACTAGAAATCACCAGTGAAGAACAGCCTGCAGAAGAACAACACACATGTTTACCCAGACACGAAGACCACACTGGAGAAAATAGCCTCAGCAAAGACTTAGATGTTGACATTAAAGACTCTGCAACCATAGAAACCAAAGATATAATCGTTTGCAGCCCTGAACAAATTCAACCTGACACATGCCCTGAGGAAAATGTTCCAGAAACACAGATATCTGAGGGGGCAACTAATCCAGGTTTAGACCAGACGGAAATCAAAAGTAGTAGAgtccacacacagagtgatgttAGAGAGGCCTGTGATGATCTTTCTGGAAGGCAGGGCAGTAAAAAGGAAGTCGTCATAGAAGAAGGTTCTCCTAATGAGTTCACCTTTTCTGAACCAAGCACCCAAACTCACCAAGAGCCTGAGAAAGTTGAAGAGGCAGAAAAtgatgaggcagaggaagagccaAGTAAATCTCAGGCTCAGGGTACTACTTCTAcagggaaaaagaagaaaaagaagaagagaggaaaaaagaaagcaggCTCTCATGATAACAAGAACgagcagaaagaaaaatgtaaaactgaaaaagaTAGAGAATCAGCAGCGGGAGAAAATAGGTGTATAACTGTTAATGAAACCATAGGGGAGTCAAAGACCGATGAGAATGAGCAGAACAAGCAAGGACCTGAGAAAGTAGCTGCAGAAGACAAAAAGGAACCCACTGAAATACTTTCAGCCACAGAGACTCTCAAAGAAGCAATAATAGATCATAATTCAAATGAGGGCCAAACTTTGGAGCTCAagacagtagaagaagaaataatgGAATCACCCACTGAGACTGCTGGTCAAGAAAGAATAGATCATGTAATGGATGAACAGAATGAAGAAACAGCATCAGTAGAGCCAGTGGAACCCACTCGTGATGACACAACACATGAATGCAGGAAGGAAGATAGTCAACAGACAGAAAcggagaaagaagaagaagtggagtCTATACAAAATTCGGAGCAGGAGGCCAAACTCAGTACAAATGTCATCAACAATGATGGTGATGACAGAGAGTATACTTTGAGTGTAGataactctaaaggagaagatACCTTTACTAATGACATCATCAATACTGAGACAGAAAGTGTTGAAGTGGGGGGTGAGTGTGTTGATGAGATGAAATCTGAGTGCACAGCTACCAACAGTCTCGAACtaaccagaaatgaaaacactgaAGCTGAGTCACATGGGGGTGATGTAGCTGCTGATGAAGCTGAATCCACAGCTCCGTCTCCTGATGACTTCACCGGTTTTAAGAGCTCGTTTGACTCGCAGCCATCTGCAGCCATGAACTCGGCCTGCAATGATCCTCCTGTTGGGTTTTCTGGTAATGTTCCAAATGAGGCAGATGATGGGGAGCCAGTAATAGAGACTCAGGAAGAATGCTGCACTGTTTCTCCCACTTTTAAAGATGACACATCAGAATCAAAACAAGACGGAGCAGGAAGGGAGGAGACGAACGGAGACTCAAAGGAACCTGGAGATGTGGTCCACAGTGACAGTGAATGTGTAACACAAAATCCTGAGACACGTTTGCTGAAAGAGGAGGATCATCTGGACTATGTAGACTCTAAGACATTACAGTATGATGATCAGATTGATGAATCAAATACAGAAATGTCTCTAAAAACAGAAGATGCTTCACCCTCtacagagactgcttcacctgtTAAGCAGAAGGCTGATGCTGCAGAACACCCAGACCATAAAAACCAACCCAATAAAGAGGAAAGTGAGCCAATTGTTTGTATTGTGGCTGAACCACAGCATGAATTCAACAAAGACAAATGTGAGAACAATGACTGCTCTCAACCTGTCCAGCCAAACAGTGATGAAGAGGACGGTGAAGACGAAGAAGGACGATCTTTTGATTTTGATGACATGGATATGGAAGCAGCTATAGTATCTGATCCTCACAGTGATCAAGAATTGGAGGAGGGAGTTGAAGTCAAGCAAGATGAGAGCAGTGCAGGGCTGTGCCAAAGTAATGCTGAGTCAAATGGAAATACAGCTGACAGCAGGGATGAGACGTGTGAGGTTAAAAAGTGTACCCATGTAGATGCTTTGCCTCAAGAACAGCCAAAGTTGGACAATGTGTGTGCAGATCCACAGGTGATCCTTACAGAGGATGGTGTTGCAGAGGCTGGGTCCTCACTGGTAGAGGAAGGGTTAGATGCTGTCAAGCATGAGTTGCAGGAGGAAAATTTGGATTTAGCAAAGAGTGCAGACCAAGTAGCCATCAACAAAGAGGCGCCGCCTTCAGGGAGAGATGTGAAGAAGAGTAGCAAGAAGGGCAAAGGCAAGGGCAAAGAGGACTGTAAGATGTCTTAG